Proteins encoded in a region of the Teredinibacter purpureus genome:
- a CDS encoding ATP-binding protein codes for MFLKRGVFVNWGNIPHLEFDFGPINLFSGGNGSGKTTAADAIQTLMTAAHENLFNYNPGQDETTQRGRGGKQVRTLASYVLGCDDGSYARPHPTDGYVAGIFHPTQGESGEVFTAVMCMRAHVDNAGTQKQARLDDLTFLVVPGEQLALSHFVREFPDGKHIIPITDITTLLKKEFGSKTIEVYDKKGAYLRRLYGALRGRREAVSDREAKHAARTFSNFMAYKPVKSINEFVAREIMEPKDLGDAIRNVSELMKTIHQMESDTKAIRDSIETLTSATHNANRYVDTWMERRLADYTEASRRLSTTSAAYINAKTTQKETHESLLESENKIQQCEQRRRQTHEDIIALEAQRQGISALKDKDALEQAKDTANRELTTQARPLLEQHQQLETNIHASQQLTAGLNQYSLAIAIPALESKAFRNLAKSVTATAELSDFDLTRLLGNDWIDTAPLESFLHQVNLAEVDHRRWVEFLHRPSENGNSGIRDQISLQLSNQNRKRDELQTRLRQKQKEVQLLNSRKVSYPPYVETAIAAIQKHCPQADPRVLCDYIEVLDPQWQMAIEGYIGGARFSLIVEQDYEAEAIRIVRNLSDSRRNRARVIQGYKAQRDAERLSLPQQSVTDVMSFSHKTAEHYLKASYGSVVRVNDAKMLRSTSRGITPEGLASGNYSMWRCDLDDSELVFGQGARERALKAKENECEKLAVDANSAEQDYQSIARIFESVEAIKTVQCADVIQTILNLHRDIQSTESALERLDLSDFEHLECQLHDLKTSYLALETQSRDLVKDTGRLQERERQNAKKVTELADAVEIFQEAQEDAEVAIERISDWNPEFDYDQALSLAEQRAQQAGTDFNFEEEAKTLFGSLEKIERELYQTILRHNQQCNPHDAIVYDTGFGERHDNEFFQRLVKLRTEVDLIHNRLKNNVLVDRYEQLTGLKDNFNTAFVTNLCHSIYQAIGEGERTLKHLNSELEGHRFGADQERFYFGYEWVPEFRDYWRFFQEVINIPNLGDGSNLFDAELSPKACIIRDKMLVMLLDTDEQVALRELNRISDYRNYRNYEIYKEPLNKAPIALSQYGTGSGGQLETPAYIIRSAAVTSAFRFSEGNAHLRMVLVDEAFSKMDETRSREVIHYLTETLGLQLVFIMPTSKSGPFMDLISNQFVFSKCPTAHKVGELNTRVLVDRKACNQEKIKELWANHRKTVRHQGMLDFMDGI; via the coding sequence ATGTTTTTAAAACGTGGCGTGTTCGTAAACTGGGGAAACATCCCCCACCTTGAGTTCGATTTTGGCCCCATTAACTTATTTTCCGGCGGCAACGGTTCTGGAAAAACAACAGCGGCCGACGCCATTCAAACACTAATGACTGCCGCGCACGAAAACCTCTTCAATTACAATCCCGGCCAAGACGAAACGACCCAAAGAGGCCGTGGAGGAAAACAAGTTCGCACGCTCGCATCCTACGTTCTAGGCTGTGACGATGGAAGCTACGCACGCCCACACCCCACGGACGGATATGTAGCCGGAATTTTTCATCCCACCCAAGGCGAAAGCGGCGAAGTATTTACGGCGGTAATGTGTATGCGCGCGCACGTTGACAATGCGGGCACGCAAAAACAGGCGCGCCTAGATGACTTAACGTTTTTAGTGGTACCGGGTGAGCAATTAGCACTCTCTCATTTTGTTCGAGAATTCCCAGACGGTAAACACATTATTCCGATCACGGATATTACTACGCTACTGAAAAAGGAATTCGGCTCAAAAACAATTGAAGTGTACGATAAAAAAGGAGCGTATTTACGTCGGTTATATGGCGCGCTACGCGGCCGACGTGAAGCCGTTTCGGACAGAGAAGCCAAACATGCGGCGCGCACCTTTTCAAACTTTATGGCTTACAAACCCGTCAAAAGCATCAATGAATTTGTAGCCCGCGAAATAATGGAGCCCAAAGACTTGGGCGATGCCATTCGCAATGTTTCTGAACTCATGAAAACCATTCATCAAATGGAAAGTGATACCAAAGCCATTCGCGATTCAATCGAAACATTGACCTCGGCCACCCACAACGCCAACCGTTATGTCGACACATGGATGGAACGAAGACTCGCCGACTACACCGAAGCTTCGCGTCGGCTAAGCACCACAAGCGCAGCCTATATCAACGCAAAAACCACACAAAAAGAAACGCACGAAAGCTTACTGGAAAGTGAAAATAAAATACAACAATGCGAGCAGCGTCGCCGCCAAACGCACGAAGACATTATCGCCCTAGAGGCACAACGCCAAGGCATTAGCGCGCTTAAAGATAAAGACGCACTAGAGCAAGCCAAAGATACCGCTAATCGCGAGCTAACAACCCAAGCTCGCCCGCTACTAGAACAGCATCAACAATTAGAAACCAACATTCATGCTAGCCAACAATTAACCGCAGGCTTGAATCAATACTCACTCGCCATTGCTATCCCAGCGCTAGAAAGCAAAGCGTTTCGTAACCTTGCAAAATCGGTAACGGCAACCGCGGAGTTAAGCGACTTTGATTTAACACGACTACTCGGCAATGACTGGATAGATACCGCTCCGCTCGAGAGTTTTCTACACCAGGTCAACCTCGCCGAAGTTGACCATCGGCGATGGGTTGAGTTTTTACATCGGCCCTCTGAAAACGGCAATAGCGGTATACGTGACCAAATTTCCCTGCAACTATCGAATCAAAATAGAAAACGAGACGAACTACAAACACGGCTGCGACAGAAACAAAAAGAAGTTCAATTACTCAATAGTCGTAAAGTCAGTTACCCGCCGTATGTCGAAACAGCCATTGCCGCGATACAAAAACACTGCCCACAAGCCGACCCACGAGTACTATGTGATTATATCGAAGTACTAGATCCACAATGGCAAATGGCCATTGAAGGCTACATTGGCGGCGCGCGTTTTTCACTAATAGTCGAACAAGATTACGAAGCGGAGGCCATTCGAATTGTCCGCAACCTCTCCGATTCCCGACGCAACCGAGCACGGGTTATACAAGGCTACAAAGCACAACGAGACGCCGAACGATTATCCTTGCCGCAACAATCTGTTACCGATGTGATGTCGTTTAGCCACAAAACAGCAGAGCATTATTTAAAGGCTTCCTATGGCTCTGTGGTGCGTGTTAACGATGCAAAAATGCTCCGCAGTACCTCACGTGGTATTACGCCCGAAGGCTTAGCCTCTGGAAACTACTCTATGTGGCGCTGCGATTTAGACGACAGCGAACTAGTCTTTGGCCAGGGCGCACGTGAAAGAGCCCTTAAAGCCAAAGAAAACGAATGTGAAAAACTTGCCGTTGACGCCAATAGCGCCGAGCAAGATTACCAAAGTATTGCGCGTATTTTTGAATCGGTAGAAGCCATAAAAACCGTGCAGTGTGCAGACGTTATTCAGACCATTCTAAACTTGCACCGTGATATTCAAAGTACGGAATCAGCCCTCGAAAGACTTGACCTAAGCGATTTCGAACATCTTGAATGTCAATTGCACGATCTAAAAACCTCTTACCTTGCGCTAGAAACTCAAAGCCGTGATCTCGTCAAAGATACTGGGCGCTTACAAGAACGCGAACGCCAAAATGCTAAAAAAGTCACTGAACTAGCCGATGCCGTAGAGATTTTCCAGGAAGCACAAGAAGATGCTGAAGTCGCAATCGAACGCATCTCAGACTGGAACCCTGAATTCGATTATGATCAAGCCCTCTCGCTAGCGGAGCAGCGGGCACAACAGGCCGGTACAGATTTTAATTTTGAAGAGGAAGCAAAAACATTATTCGGCAGCTTAGAAAAAATAGAGCGCGAACTCTACCAAACCATATTACGACACAACCAACAATGTAACCCGCACGACGCAATTGTTTATGACACAGGCTTTGGTGAGCGCCATGATAATGAGTTCTTTCAACGGCTAGTAAAATTACGAACCGAAGTCGATCTTATACATAACCGCCTCAAAAACAATGTCCTTGTCGATCGTTACGAGCAGCTCACAGGCCTAAAAGATAATTTTAACACCGCATTTGTGACCAATCTTTGCCACTCCATTTACCAAGCCATTGGCGAAGGTGAACGAACACTCAAGCACTTAAACAGTGAACTTGAAGGGCATCGCTTTGGTGCCGATCAAGAACGCTTTTATTTTGGGTACGAGTGGGTGCCGGAATTTAGAGATTACTGGCGGTTTTTTCAAGAAGTCATCAACATACCCAACCTCGGCGACGGCTCCAATTTATTTGATGCCGAGCTCTCACCCAAAGCCTGTATTATTCGCGACAAAATGCTAGTAATGTTGCTAGACACTGATGAACAAGTAGCACTCCGAGAATTAAACCGCATCAGCGATTATCGCAACTACCGTAATTACGAGATCTACAAAGAACCTTTAAATAAAGCGCCTATCGCTCTCAGCCAGTATGGTACGGGTTCGGGTGGGCAGCTGGAAACGCCCGCCTATATCATCCGGTCCGCCGCCGTCACCTCGGCATTTCGCTTTAGCGAAGGCAATGCTCATCTGCGCATGGTACTGGTAGACGAAGCCTTCTCTAAAATGGATGAAACACGCTCTCGTGAAGTTATCCATTATCTGACCGAAACGCTGGGGCTACAACTAGTCTTCATCATGCCTACGAGCAAATCTGGCCCGTTTATGGATTTAATCAGCAATCAATTTGTTTTCAGTAAATGCCCAACCGCGCACAAGGTAGGCGAGCTGAACACGCGCGTACTGGTCGATAGAAAAGCCTGTAACCAAGAAAAAATTAAAGAATTGTGGGCAAACCATCGCAAAACAGTGCGACACCAAGGTATGCTAGATTTTATGGATGGAATTTAA
- a CDS encoding DUF4194 domain-containing protein, with product MINTFITEQLKTSGIRQEEFSEILIRLLDYGVICRNESQVECALYDRYLQCKNLVEDYLQIIGIRLQHDRQFCFVRAYPPGAEIPGMPDDENSPFNSGFRSRPSQQEVAVILVLRAEYEKALREGQINEKGQVLLSLEGLAIAINNLLKRSLPESLVERKKLFIRLRQLRLIQFNIEDELDSDESWLSIQPTITSFVTEEILSSLMDETTFDTNTAEEQTDEEPETIAGNTLFSDTTTKKENT from the coding sequence ATGATCAACACCTTCATCACCGAACAACTTAAAACGTCTGGAATTCGACAAGAAGAATTTTCCGAAATTCTCATACGCCTGTTGGATTATGGCGTAATCTGCCGCAATGAAAGCCAAGTAGAATGTGCACTCTACGACCGCTATCTACAGTGCAAAAATTTGGTGGAGGATTATCTACAGATTATCGGTATTCGTTTACAGCACGACCGACAATTTTGTTTTGTGCGTGCGTACCCACCAGGAGCCGAAATACCCGGCATGCCCGATGACGAAAACTCCCCTTTCAACAGCGGCTTTCGCTCACGTCCTAGCCAACAAGAAGTCGCCGTAATATTGGTGCTACGCGCCGAATATGAAAAAGCACTGCGCGAAGGTCAGATTAATGAAAAAGGGCAAGTATTGTTGTCACTCGAAGGTCTCGCTATTGCCATCAACAACCTATTGAAACGTAGCCTTCCCGAAAGCCTTGTGGAACGAAAAAAACTCTTCATTCGCTTGCGCCAGCTAAGATTAATTCAATTTAATATTGAAGATGAACTTGATAGTGATGAAAGCTGGTTAAGCATTCAGCCCACCATTACCAGTTTCGTTACAGAAGAAATTCTTAGCAGCTTAATGGACGAAACAACATTCGACACCAACACCGCAGAAGAACAAACAGACGAAGAGCCTGAGACTATTGCAGGCAATACGCTCTTTAGTGATACAACAACCAAAAAGGAGAACACATAA